From Algoriphagus sp. NG3, the proteins below share one genomic window:
- a CDS encoding type II toxin-antitoxin system HipA family toxin, whose translation MVVSAEIWIWEKLAGAVLWDETEQLGSFEFNQDFLGSELDISPAKMPLSQGGRIYRFPELRKSRGDVFDTFKGLPGLLADMLPDKYGNQLINTWLTQNGRATDSLNPVEQLCFIGKRGVGALEIRPSFREEAITSRSLEIDSLVNIAGKILNSREGFQSDLSVDEQSALSDILKIGTSAGGARAKAVIAFNPKTGKVKSGQVKAPKGFSYWIIKFDGVHDSQFGVTVGYGRVEMAYYLMAVEAGIEMNECRLLEENGRAHFMTRRFDRTDNGQKIHMQSLCGLRHFDFNQVGYYSYEQVFETMRMLRLSYPEAEQMFVRMVFNVLARNCDDHTKNFAFLMDKDGKWKLSPAYDICYAYRPGSMWVSSQSLMVNGKREGIQDSDFLEVAHKMNIRKPEEKIGQVRSVVARWKEFAEEVKVDPVLRDGIATTLLV comes from the coding sequence ATGGTAGTCTCGGCTGAAATCTGGATTTGGGAAAAGCTGGCAGGAGCGGTGCTTTGGGATGAGACGGAGCAGCTGGGAAGCTTCGAGTTCAATCAGGATTTTCTTGGTTCAGAGTTGGATATTTCTCCTGCAAAAATGCCTTTGAGTCAAGGGGGGAGAATTTACAGATTTCCTGAGTTGCGGAAATCTCGGGGTGACGTTTTTGATACATTCAAAGGGCTTCCCGGTTTGCTGGCAGATATGCTTCCTGATAAATACGGGAATCAACTCATCAATACCTGGCTCACCCAAAATGGTAGAGCAACAGATAGTCTGAACCCTGTAGAGCAACTTTGTTTTATCGGCAAGAGAGGAGTGGGCGCTTTAGAGATCAGGCCTTCGTTTCGTGAGGAAGCGATCACTTCGCGTTCATTGGAAATTGACAGCTTAGTGAATATTGCAGGGAAAATTCTCAATTCACGTGAGGGTTTCCAATCCGATCTGAGTGTGGATGAGCAATCTGCCTTATCGGATATTCTCAAGATCGGCACCTCGGCGGGTGGGGCCCGCGCCAAAGCGGTGATCGCCTTTAATCCCAAAACCGGCAAAGTAAAAAGTGGCCAGGTGAAAGCTCCAAAGGGATTTTCGTATTGGATTATCAAATTTGACGGTGTTCATGATTCCCAGTTTGGAGTTACTGTGGGGTATGGGAGAGTAGAAATGGCCTATTACCTGATGGCTGTGGAGGCGGGAATAGAGATGAATGAATGTAGGCTTCTGGAGGAAAATGGAAGAGCTCATTTTATGACCAGACGGTTTGACCGAACTGATAATGGTCAGAAAATCCACATGCAAAGCCTTTGTGGTTTGCGGCATTTTGATTTCAATCAGGTGGGTTATTATAGTTACGAGCAGGTTTTTGAGACCATGCGGATGTTGAGGCTTTCCTATCCTGAGGCGGAGCAGATGTTTGTTCGTATGGTGTTTAATGTGCTGGCAAGAAACTGCGACGATCACACGAAGAACTTCGCTTTTTTGATGGATAAAGATGGCAAATGGAAGCTTTCGCCGGCTTATGATATTTGCTATGCTTATAGACCCGGAAGTATGTGGGTGAGCTCCCAATCCTTAATGGTCAATGGTAAAAGAGAGGGGATTCAGGATTCTGATTTTTTGGAAGTGGCCCATAAAATGAATATTAGGAAGCCTGAAGAAAAAATAGGGCAGGTGAGGTCTGTAGTTGCTCGTTGGAAGGAATTTGCAGAAGAAGTCAAAG
- a CDS encoding helix-turn-helix transcriptional regulator, with protein sequence MDYNQLSDMAILNRLGRFVKYHRIDQNKSQEQLSVAAGISRSTLSLLERGEKVNLITLIQVLRVLDKLQWLEAFEVKKTISPMDYVKLQKKHERQRIRNSDMAAENPPLEW encoded by the coding sequence ATGGACTACAATCAATTAAGTGATATGGCGATTCTCAATAGGCTGGGGCGCTTTGTGAAGTATCACCGCATAGATCAGAATAAGTCCCAAGAGCAGCTGTCTGTAGCCGCAGGAATCAGTAGATCCACGCTGAGCCTTCTTGAGCGGGGAGAGAAAGTCAATCTGATCACCTTAATTCAGGTTCTGCGGGTGTTGGATAAGTTACAATGGCTTGAGGCTTTTGAGGTGAAGAAGACAATCAGTCCGATGGACTATGTGAAGCTTCAAAAGAAGCATGAAAGGCAACGGATACGTAATTCAGACATGGCGGCGGAAAATCCTCCTTTGGAATGGTAG
- a CDS encoding AAA domain-containing protein has protein sequence MPDSIFQTYRNRLLDLSSKNRSLYLPKTEGFGVVDLKELDFLNGENSFEIIKKAISSKRPISLLAESDPRIAGVNTLSKSFSRLSFRDQLTQEETGEQLLFAGWPFVEGKLINGQVLRAPLLLLGVKFRLENGQWILSKTDEWQWNPAFLLAYNHGYGKSLDADLLNQALLELTADPTEFRRDLAKILQDNFSIQLSSSLFEDQLAQFPVSQLSVDSSQFKDGKLALKSYALIGLFAQKGSSLFTDYENLENEFGELGLEELFIQHFASDESQPIPREDQLFPVFPLDASQENVLVKVRQGKSLVVEGPPGTGKSQLIANLVSDYCSRGKKVLVVSQKRAALDVVFERLSKAGFGDFLGLVHDFRADQKSFFCKIKAQIEGIESYQEQNRGIDSIQLEREISQYSKTISRLSEKFESYRIALFDAESAGIPIKAMYLNADLKRPFFEHSDLIKLDYESAQDFEKSYKIYYSYQSQFKGTFWESRISFAHFEPAVFLRISQTLKEISGFGSDPRIDSLPALAQLILEKSDFPDELDDLTSSLNQLERSILAVSLVFDSKLLSSITKLQKWLLVSMEKLQHLELGIDTKPESLSNLETELDLLKSKASSWLGKIQANLSKSKFPLTFEILSKSDLKFDSGSIYRIQTEVEVLQGLNEGFAGLSQVERLDISELSTEAVTRQLDSLNPVLDWVFRWKKLEAIHALTDWNLIDFRHQLSDINELSKSFSSQKINWKAYLSDAQILEVLQNGFAVDKLDFQINQTFSELIAFDRFLSRLDPVSVSVFKKLETDFSALSLDEQVSAFWNSWYLAWIAHLESKNPVLAEAGSLKLHHELSDLKTAILEKRKISRHMVLLRLREQVVSELDFNRLGNRLTYRDLLHQVSKKRQRWTIRRLVEEMGEEVFRLLPCWLASPETISALFPIDQLFDLVIFDEASQCQVERGLPAMLRGKQVVIAGDSKQLKPSDFYQVKWGSDEEGLEYEAESLLELAGNFFEKHQLKGHYRSADPGLIHFSNTHFYDNQLETLPDYGTSLAGRPAFTWQKVEGIWSDQVNKMEADEVVLKVESILSSSPSDSIGIVTGNYFQMELIREKLWQSGFQDVSVKVRNIENVQGDEFDQVILSLGYAANSSGKLVTNFGLLSKSGAENRLNVAITRARRKMHVISSIEPVDFRPGQLKNPGLALLREFLVFVQEQSKNPSISVPEVKMRGYEIDWNLKARLQQSDGSYSKDIPSTVMDLLFSTSTGEQKAILTDDQRFFSAPTAKAAMAYHPILLEQKGWEWEWRWSREQMNSG, from the coding sequence ATGCCTGATTCAATCTTTCAGACTTATAGAAATAGATTGTTAGACCTGTCTTCCAAAAACAGGTCACTTTATTTGCCAAAAACTGAGGGGTTTGGGGTTGTCGATCTGAAAGAATTGGATTTTTTGAATGGAGAAAATAGCTTTGAGATCATTAAAAAGGCCATTTCTTCTAAGAGGCCAATTTCATTACTAGCGGAATCAGATCCGCGAATTGCTGGCGTAAACACCCTTTCAAAATCATTTTCCAGGCTATCATTTCGTGATCAATTGACTCAAGAAGAGACGGGTGAGCAATTACTGTTTGCCGGTTGGCCTTTTGTAGAGGGAAAGCTGATCAACGGACAGGTTTTGCGGGCCCCATTACTACTTTTGGGAGTGAAATTTCGGCTTGAAAATGGGCAGTGGATTCTATCAAAAACAGATGAGTGGCAATGGAACCCTGCGTTTCTTTTGGCCTATAATCATGGCTATGGAAAATCGCTAGATGCGGATCTTTTGAATCAAGCTCTACTGGAATTGACTGCTGATCCAACTGAATTCCGAAGGGATCTAGCAAAAATCCTCCAGGATAATTTCTCGATTCAGCTAAGCTCGTCACTTTTTGAAGATCAATTAGCGCAGTTTCCTGTTTCGCAATTGAGTGTGGATTCCAGTCAGTTTAAAGATGGGAAGTTGGCTCTGAAGAGCTATGCACTCATAGGTTTATTTGCTCAGAAAGGAAGTTCTCTGTTTACTGATTACGAAAATCTCGAAAATGAATTTGGGGAATTGGGCCTGGAGGAGTTGTTTATTCAGCATTTTGCAAGCGATGAAAGTCAGCCTATTCCTAGAGAAGATCAGCTTTTTCCAGTTTTTCCGCTGGATGCTTCCCAAGAGAATGTATTAGTAAAAGTGCGGCAAGGAAAGAGTCTGGTAGTGGAAGGTCCGCCTGGTACTGGTAAATCCCAATTGATTGCGAATTTGGTTTCTGATTATTGTTCTAGAGGCAAGAAAGTATTGGTGGTCTCACAAAAGCGAGCAGCACTGGATGTGGTTTTTGAGCGATTGAGTAAAGCGGGTTTTGGTGATTTCTTGGGATTGGTTCATGATTTTCGAGCCGATCAAAAAAGTTTTTTTTGTAAGATCAAAGCCCAAATCGAGGGGATAGAGAGCTATCAGGAGCAAAATAGAGGAATTGATTCCATTCAATTAGAGCGTGAGATTTCGCAATATTCCAAGACTATTTCCAGACTTTCGGAGAAGTTTGAAAGCTATCGGATTGCGCTTTTTGATGCTGAATCGGCTGGAATTCCCATTAAGGCCATGTACCTGAATGCGGATTTGAAAAGGCCGTTTTTCGAGCATTCGGATTTAATAAAGCTGGATTATGAGAGCGCCCAGGATTTTGAGAAATCTTATAAAATCTATTATTCTTACCAGTCTCAGTTCAAGGGTACATTTTGGGAAAGCCGTATTTCCTTCGCTCATTTCGAGCCAGCTGTTTTTTTGCGAATCTCCCAGACTTTAAAGGAAATTTCAGGCTTCGGCTCTGATCCAAGAATTGATAGCTTACCTGCTTTAGCTCAGTTGATTTTAGAAAAGAGCGATTTCCCTGATGAGTTGGATGATTTGACAAGTTCCCTGAATCAGCTGGAGAGGTCAATATTAGCTGTTTCGTTGGTTTTTGATTCAAAGCTTTTATCAAGCATAACTAAACTCCAGAAATGGCTTTTGGTGTCGATGGAAAAGCTTCAGCATCTGGAATTGGGAATTGATACGAAGCCTGAAAGCCTTTCAAATCTCGAAACAGAACTTGATTTGTTGAAATCAAAAGCTAGTTCTTGGTTAGGGAAAATTCAAGCAAATCTGAGTAAAAGTAAGTTTCCGTTAACGTTCGAAATCCTGAGTAAATCTGATTTGAAGTTTGATTCAGGTTCAATTTATCGTATTCAGACTGAAGTGGAGGTTTTACAAGGATTGAATGAGGGATTTGCGGGGCTTTCCCAGGTAGAGAGATTGGATATTTCAGAGCTTTCGACGGAAGCTGTTACTAGGCAACTCGATAGTCTTAATCCGGTTTTGGATTGGGTTTTCCGATGGAAAAAGCTTGAAGCTATTCATGCCCTCACGGATTGGAATTTGATTGATTTCAGGCATCAGCTCAGCGATATCAATGAGCTGTCCAAATCATTTTCATCTCAAAAGATTAATTGGAAAGCATATTTAAGCGATGCTCAGATTTTGGAAGTTCTACAAAATGGCTTTGCTGTGGATAAGCTCGATTTCCAGATAAATCAGACGTTTTCCGAGTTGATTGCCTTTGATCGGTTTTTAAGCAGGTTGGATCCGGTTTCTGTTTCTGTTTTCAAAAAGCTGGAAACTGATTTTTCTGCCTTGTCTTTAGATGAGCAAGTTTCCGCATTTTGGAATTCTTGGTATCTAGCTTGGATAGCACATTTGGAATCTAAAAACCCGGTTTTGGCAGAGGCCGGTAGTTTGAAGTTGCATCATGAATTAAGTGATCTGAAAACTGCAATTCTAGAAAAACGGAAGATTTCAAGACATATGGTGTTGCTTAGACTTCGAGAGCAAGTAGTGAGCGAATTGGACTTTAATCGTCTTGGCAATCGCTTGACGTATCGTGATTTGCTGCATCAGGTGAGTAAGAAGCGACAGAGATGGACGATTAGAAGGTTGGTTGAGGAAATGGGAGAGGAAGTTTTTCGATTATTGCCTTGCTGGCTTGCGAGCCCGGAGACGATTTCGGCTTTATTTCCGATTGATCAATTATTTGATTTGGTGATCTTTGATGAGGCTTCGCAATGCCAGGTGGAGCGTGGTTTGCCGGCTATGTTGAGAGGCAAGCAAGTGGTCATTGCAGGAGATTCAAAACAACTTAAGCCTTCAGATTTCTATCAAGTAAAATGGGGATCTGACGAAGAAGGGTTGGAATACGAGGCAGAATCCTTACTTGAGTTGGCGGGAAATTTCTTTGAAAAACATCAGCTAAAAGGTCATTACCGCTCAGCTGATCCTGGCTTGATCCATTTTTCAAATACTCATTTTTATGATAATCAGCTTGAGACACTTCCTGATTATGGTACTTCTTTGGCTGGAAGACCTGCTTTCACCTGGCAAAAAGTGGAGGGAATATGGTCAGATCAGGTGAATAAAATGGAGGCTGACGAGGTCGTTTTGAAAGTTGAGTCTATTCTGAGTTCTAGTCCATCAGATAGTATCGGGATAGTGACCGGAAATTATTTCCAGATGGAATTGATCCGGGAGAAACTTTGGCAATCCGGTTTTCAGGATGTGAGTGTCAAAGTCCGAAATATCGAAAATGTGCAGGGAGATGAGTTTGATCAGGTGATTTTATCCCTGGGATACGCAGCTAATTCCTCCGGTAAATTGGTCACCAATTTTGGACTGTTGAGTAAGTCTGGCGCTGAAAATCGGCTGAATGTGGCAATCACACGGGCCCGAAGGAAAATGCATGTGATTTCAAGTATCGAGCCGGTTGATTTCCGGCCTGGCCAACTTAAAAATCCGGGTTTGGCATTGCTGCGGGAGTTTTTGGTTTTTGTCCAAGAACAAAGCAAAAACCCATCAATTTCGGTACCTGAAGTGAAAATGCGAGGTTATGAGATTGATTGGAATCTTAAAGCCAGATTACAACAATCTGATGGCTCATATTCAAAAGATATTCCTTCCACAGTAATGGATCTGCTTTTTTCAACCTCAACAGGTGAACAGAAAGCTATTTTGACAGATGACCAACGTTTTTTTAGCGCTCCTACCGCAAAAGCCGCAATGGCTTACCATCCTATCCTGCTTGAGCAAAAAGGATGGGAGTGGGAATGGAGATGGAGTAGGGAGCAAATGAACTCAGGATAA
- a CDS encoding SDR family oxidoreductase, whose translation MKQDSLKDKVVIITGATSGIGESCARIFGEAGARIVITGRNQEKLDVTKAKLEAEGIQVLAILADATIIADNQRMAQTVLEKLGKIDILINNAGISMRALFEHLDFEVFRKVMDTNFWGTVYATKFCLPSIIENKGTVIGISSINGFRGTPARTAYTASKYAMNGFFESLRTEVMKKGVHVLVACPGFTASNIRKNALTAHGSSQGESPRDESKMMSSDEVADEILRATLKRKRDLVLTTQGKLLVFLNKWMPGRLDHIVYNQMAKEKDSPFH comes from the coding sequence ATGAAACAGGATAGTCTTAAAGATAAAGTAGTCATTATTACCGGTGCCACTTCTGGAATAGGTGAGTCTTGTGCCAGGATATTTGGGGAGGCAGGTGCAAGAATAGTTATTACGGGTAGAAACCAAGAAAAACTAGATGTCACCAAAGCAAAACTGGAAGCCGAAGGGATTCAGGTACTGGCAATTTTAGCAGATGCTACCATCATAGCGGACAACCAAAGGATGGCCCAAACAGTACTTGAAAAGTTGGGTAAGATTGATATCCTGATCAATAATGCAGGTATTTCTATGCGGGCGTTATTTGAACATCTCGATTTTGAGGTTTTCCGCAAGGTGATGGATACTAATTTTTGGGGGACGGTCTATGCTACTAAGTTCTGTCTGCCTTCTATTATAGAAAATAAGGGGACAGTGATAGGGATTTCTTCCATCAATGGATTTCGTGGCACTCCAGCCCGGACGGCATACACGGCTAGCAAGTACGCAATGAACGGGTTTTTCGAATCGCTTAGAACGGAGGTGATGAAAAAAGGAGTACATGTATTAGTCGCCTGTCCGGGATTTACAGCATCAAATATCCGTAAGAATGCGCTCACTGCTCATGGTTCTTCCCAAGGTGAATCGCCTAGAGATGAGTCCAAGATGATGAGTTCAGATGAAGTTGCCGATGAGATTCTAAGAGCCACATTAAAAAGAAAGCGTGATTTGGTGCTGACCACCCAGGGTAAACTGCTGGTATTTTTGAATAAATGGATGCCCGGCAGGTTGGATCACATTGTTTATAATCAGATGGCTAAGGAAAAAGACTCACCTTTCCATTAA
- the rlmD gene encoding 23S rRNA (uracil(1939)-C(5))-methyltransferase RlmD, whose translation MSRKMKNKVITNLFIERIASEGKCLGHHEEKVVFVTGVAPGDVVDVRITKGKSSFMEGEPVKFHEYSKERIDPFCSHFGTCGGCKWQHINYDLQKTYKRQQVVDQFQRIAKVELPEVWPTLGSEKTKYYRNKLDFTFSNKKWLTLDQIRSEEEFDRNALGFHIPKMFDKIIDVDHCYLQGSISNDVRNDLRAFALENKLSFYDIRNQVGLLRNLIIRTTSTDQSMVIVQFGENDPEGIQKVMQFLNGKFPEITSLLYVINTKGNETFHDLELVTYAGQDFIEEEMEGLKFRIGPKSFYQTNSEQAYELYKVARDFADLKGDEVVYDLYTGTGTIANFVAKKAKQVIGIEYVEAAIEDAKLNSQINGLDNTLFYAGDMKDMLNDEFIANHAAPDLIITDPPRAGMDEKVVQMLLRLNAPKIVYVSCNPATQARDVALFGEKYKVEKVQPVDMFPQTYHVENVVLLTLKS comes from the coding sequence ATGTCGCGAAAAATGAAAAACAAAGTGATCACCAACCTGTTCATCGAGCGTATAGCTTCGGAAGGAAAGTGCTTGGGACATCATGAGGAAAAGGTGGTTTTTGTAACGGGAGTTGCGCCCGGAGATGTAGTGGATGTACGGATTACGAAGGGGAAAAGCTCTTTTATGGAAGGTGAACCTGTAAAGTTTCATGAGTATTCCAAAGAAAGGATCGACCCTTTTTGCTCCCACTTTGGCACTTGCGGCGGCTGCAAATGGCAGCATATCAACTACGATTTGCAGAAGACTTATAAGCGTCAGCAGGTCGTAGACCAGTTCCAACGGATCGCCAAAGTAGAACTTCCAGAAGTATGGCCCACGCTGGGCTCCGAGAAAACCAAGTATTATAGAAATAAGCTGGATTTCACTTTTTCCAATAAAAAATGGCTTACCCTTGACCAAATCCGTTCAGAAGAAGAATTTGACAGAAATGCATTGGGATTTCATATCCCGAAGATGTTTGATAAAATCATCGACGTGGATCACTGCTACCTTCAGGGAAGCATCTCCAACGACGTAAGGAATGATCTTAGAGCCTTTGCCTTGGAAAACAAGCTGAGCTTTTATGACATCAGAAATCAGGTGGGACTTCTTAGGAATCTGATCATCCGTACCACTAGTACGGATCAGTCTATGGTGATTGTACAGTTCGGTGAAAATGATCCGGAAGGTATTCAAAAGGTAATGCAGTTTTTGAACGGGAAATTCCCTGAGATCACCTCCCTTCTGTATGTGATCAACACCAAAGGAAACGAGACCTTCCATGATTTGGAATTGGTAACCTATGCAGGACAGGACTTCATAGAAGAAGAAATGGAAGGACTTAAATTCAGGATCGGGCCGAAATCCTTCTATCAAACCAATTCGGAACAAGCCTATGAATTATATAAAGTTGCCCGGGACTTTGCTGATCTGAAAGGCGATGAAGTGGTCTATGATCTTTACACCGGGACGGGCACAATAGCGAATTTTGTCGCCAAAAAAGCAAAGCAAGTAATAGGTATCGAATATGTGGAAGCTGCTATAGAAGACGCAAAACTGAATTCCCAGATTAACGGACTGGACAATACCCTCTTCTATGCAGGAGACATGAAGGATATGCTGAACGATGAATTCATCGCCAATCACGCAGCACCGGATCTGATCATCACTGATCCACCACGTGCCGGGATGGATGAAAAAGTCGTCCAGATGCTACTGCGCCTGAATGCACCTAAAATCGTATACGTATCCTGTAATCCTGCCACTCAGGCTAGGGATGTTGCACTCTTCGGTGAAAAGTATAAAGTAGAAAAAGTCCAGCCAGTGGACATGTTCCCACAGACTTATCACGTAGAAAATGTTGTACTCTTAACTTTAAAGTCATGA
- a CDS encoding aminopeptidase P family protein translates to MKYQPLPSSLYIKNREKFCYRLAESSVAIFNSNDIMPTNADGTMRFRQNNDLFYLTGIDQEETILLLAPDCPNPNMREILFLRETNEHIAIWEGHKYTKEEAEATSGIKNIQWLGNFDQVFSTVMALSCNIYLNTNEHLRAGVVVETQDARFIKNCKEKFPLHTYHRSAPIMHKLRGVKEKEEIDQLQIACDITEKGFRRILSFVKPGVTEYEIEAEYLHEFVRNRSNGFAYQPIIASGASACVLHYIENHKECLAGEMLLMDVGAEYGNYNADMTRTIPVSGRFTERQRAVYDAVLRVQKEASQILRIGTNIQDYHKEVGLIMQSELVGLGLIDQTDIKNQDPNWPAYKKYFMHGTSHHLGLDVHDVGTMYGPIKPGMVFTVEPGIYIQEEGLGIRLENNIVIQEGKGYFDLMRNIPIEAEEIEELMNS, encoded by the coding sequence ATGAAATATCAACCACTTCCCAGTTCACTTTATATCAAAAACCGTGAGAAATTCTGTTACAGACTAGCGGAAAGCAGTGTAGCGATCTTCAATTCAAATGACATCATGCCTACTAATGCTGACGGCACGATGCGCTTTCGACAAAACAATGATTTGTTTTACCTCACAGGAATAGATCAGGAAGAAACTATTCTGCTCTTGGCTCCGGACTGTCCCAACCCTAACATGCGGGAAATACTTTTTCTGAGGGAGACAAATGAGCATATCGCCATCTGGGAAGGCCATAAATATACTAAGGAGGAGGCTGAGGCTACCTCAGGGATAAAGAACATCCAGTGGTTAGGCAATTTTGACCAAGTATTCAGTACGGTGATGGCACTGAGCTGCAACATTTACCTGAATACCAATGAGCATCTCCGGGCCGGAGTAGTGGTTGAGACCCAGGATGCGCGGTTTATTAAAAATTGTAAAGAGAAATTTCCGCTTCATACCTATCATCGTTCGGCTCCTATTATGCATAAGCTGAGAGGTGTGAAGGAAAAAGAAGAGATAGATCAGCTGCAGATCGCCTGTGATATCACTGAAAAGGGCTTTCGTAGGATCCTTTCTTTTGTAAAACCCGGGGTGACTGAATATGAGATAGAGGCCGAATACCTGCATGAATTTGTAAGAAACCGAAGTAATGGATTTGCTTATCAGCCTATCATCGCTTCCGGAGCATCTGCTTGTGTGCTTCACTACATTGAGAATCACAAAGAATGCCTTGCCGGCGAAATGCTATTAATGGACGTGGGAGCGGAATATGGGAACTACAATGCGGATATGACACGCACTATACCTGTCAGCGGGAGATTCACCGAGCGACAGAGAGCGGTGTATGATGCCGTACTTCGTGTGCAAAAAGAAGCTTCCCAGATTTTGAGGATAGGCACTAATATTCAGGATTATCACAAGGAAGTAGGGTTGATCATGCAGAGTGAATTGGTGGGCTTGGGGCTGATCGATCAGACAGACATCAAAAATCAGGATCCGAATTGGCCGGCTTACAAAAAGTACTTTATGCACGGAACTTCCCATCACCTAGGGCTTGACGTGCATGATGTGGGCACGATGTATGGCCCGATCAAGCCGGGAATGGTCTTTACTGTGGAGCCTGGTATCTACATACAGGAAGAAGGGCTTGGGATCAGACTGGAAAATAATATTGTCATCCAAGAAGGTAAAGGCTACTTCGATCTGATGAGAAATATTCCTATAGAAGCTGAGGAGATCGAAGAATTGATGAATAGCTAA
- a CDS encoding pitrilysin family protein produces the protein MELNIKELSNGIRIVHQEVTHTRLVHCGFILDIGSRDETKEQEGLAHFWEHMAFKGTKKRKTFHILNRLESLGGELNAYTTKEKVCFYASTLKEHYTKAAELLFDITFNSTFPEKQIEKERQVILEEMAMYRDSPDDAIQDELDELVFENHALGRNILGTEQTVGSFSQEDFFDFISTRLDTSKLVFSVVGNISFQKVLRGIEGPLSQIQPKRSLYVRNSFSNYIPKVKTQERDISQSLCAIGRPAFSLYDKSRFKLYLLNNILGGPSMNSRLNLMLREKHGYVYSIESSYQPFSDIGFFGIYFGTEGKTLKKAQSLVLKEMSKMAKTKLGTIQLHMAKEQAVGQMAMAEENYSALMLVYGKSMLDHGKVDPLDSIFQQIRNTTALELQEIAEEMFNPDMLTYLTYTPQ, from the coding sequence ATGGAATTAAACATTAAAGAACTTAGTAACGGCATTAGGATTGTCCATCAGGAAGTTACCCATACGAGACTAGTTCATTGCGGATTTATATTAGATATAGGAAGTAGAGATGAGACCAAAGAGCAGGAAGGCCTGGCTCACTTCTGGGAACACATGGCCTTCAAAGGCACTAAAAAGAGAAAAACATTCCACATACTCAACCGGCTGGAATCCCTGGGCGGAGAACTCAACGCCTATACCACTAAAGAAAAAGTATGTTTCTATGCTTCCACGCTGAAAGAGCATTATACCAAAGCCGCCGAGCTTCTATTTGACATCACCTTCAACAGCACTTTCCCCGAAAAACAAATCGAAAAAGAGCGGCAGGTGATTCTGGAGGAAATGGCTATGTACCGGGATTCTCCGGACGATGCTATCCAGGATGAGTTGGATGAGTTGGTGTTTGAAAACCACGCACTTGGACGAAACATCCTTGGAACTGAACAGACTGTAGGCAGCTTTAGCCAAGAAGATTTCTTTGACTTTATTTCCACGAGACTGGACACATCCAAACTTGTGTTTTCTGTGGTGGGAAATATTTCCTTTCAGAAAGTATTAAGAGGAATAGAAGGGCCGCTTTCCCAAATTCAGCCAAAAAGAAGCCTATATGTTCGCAATAGTTTCAGTAATTATATTCCTAAAGTGAAAACCCAAGAGCGGGATATCAGCCAGTCGCTTTGTGCCATTGGTCGACCAGCCTTTTCGCTTTATGACAAAAGCCGGTTTAAACTGTATCTGCTAAACAACATCCTGGGCGGGCCAAGTATGAATAGCAGGCTTAACCTTATGCTGCGGGAAAAGCATGGATACGTCTATAGTATAGAATCCAGTTATCAGCCATTTTCGGACATAGGCTTTTTTGGGATTTATTTCGGTACTGAAGGAAAAACCCTGAAGAAAGCCCAGTCTCTGGTACTCAAAGAAATGAGCAAAATGGCAAAAACCAAACTCGGAACTATCCAGCTTCACATGGCCAAAGAACAGGCAGTGGGACAAATGGCCATGGCAGAAGAAAATTACTCAGCACTTATGCTGGTATATGGCAAAAGCATGCTGGACCATGGAAAAGTAGATCCTTTGGACAGTATATTCCAGCAGATACGGAACACCACTGCTTTGGAACTACAGGAAATTGCAGAGGAGATGTTCAATCCGGACATGCTGACCTACCTTACCTATACACCCCAATAA